A region of Allocoleopsis franciscana PCC 7113 DNA encodes the following proteins:
- a CDS encoding ISKra4-like element ISMic1 family transposase (programmed frameshift) translates to MTMTPEDKKLLADHIKAIAKILYKNTPQEKIETLEGIETAVRDQVLEHVSPQITFFIGEKTGTESGRIRTIRSCVGRIKITQKQASRLGIEPYRRLSPLLEKCCLLLAANESFQDAENDLKVLTGVEVGHSTHHRQAQKVELSPPNIKQKLTEVCLDGGKVRLRSQEKGKPAYWKEYKTGRLQGIYYGAFFQDNFSLINWVNSQNLARTIYCLGDGHDGVWNLFAQIADDQTRQEILDWYHLKENLYKIQASKKFLEQIEADLWQGVVEEAISKLRKTNYVGATNFISYLRKHRHRLVNYMYFQAEQLSSIASGAVESAVKQIDKRLQIVGAQWKSQNLPQMLQLRCAYLNRQLAPSA, encoded by the exons ATGACAATGACACCAGAAGACAAAAAACTTTTAGCCGACCATATCAAGGCGATAGCTAAAATTCTCTATAAAAATACTCCACAAGAGAAAATTGAGACGTTAGAGGGTATTGAAACAGCGGTGCGCGACCAAGTGCTAGAACATGTCAGCCCCCAAATAACC TTTTTTATCGGAGAAAAGACGGGAACAGAATCGGGACGCATCCGAACGATAAGAAGTTGTGTGGGTCGGATAAAAATCACTCAAAAACAAGCGTCACGTTTAGGAATTGAGCCGTATCGACGGTTAAGTCCTCTTCTGGAAAAATGCTGTTTATTACTTGCAGCAAATGAATCATTTCAAGATGCAGAGAATGACCTGAAAGTCTTGACCGGGGTAGAAGTAGGTCACAGCACTCATCATCGCCAAGCCCAGAAAGTAGAGCTATCGCCACCTAATATTAAACAAAAACTGACAGAAGTTTGTCTCGATGGTGGGAAAGTGCGTTTACGCTCACAGGAAAAAGGTAAACCCGCCTACTGGAAGGAGTATAAAACCGGACGACTACAAGGAATATATTACGGAGCCTTCTTTCAAGATAATTTTTCTCTAATTAATTGGGTGAACAGCCAAAACCTGGCTCGAACCATTTATTGCTTGGGTGATGGACACGATGGGGTGTGGAACCTATTTGCACAAATAGCCGACGACCAGACCCGACAAGAAATTCTTGACTGGTATCATTTGAAAGAGAACCTCTATAAAATTCAGGCATCGAAAAAGTTTTTAGAACAAATCGAAGCAGATTTGTGGCAAGGAGTGGTCGAAGAAGCGATTAGTAAACTCCGGAAAACTAACTATGTCGGGGCTACTAACTTTATAAGTTATCTACGTAAACATAGGCATCGCTTAGTCAATTATATGTACTTTCAAGCCGAACAATTAAGTTCGATTGCTTCGGGAGCTGTAGAGTCTGCGGTCAAACAGATAGACAAGCGGCTACAAATAGTCGGCGCTCAATGGAAGTCCCAAAATTTACCGCAAATGCTGCAACTGCGGTGCGCTTATCTGAATCGACAGCTTGCTCCAAGCGCTTAA
- a CDS encoding helix-turn-helix domain-containing protein, protein MVQRTRFAIGGMGRAGKALKQALETYRISQNKLAVALSVDRSIVFRWFHEQTDPSGEAIVEIVQALKGIEPAAAKKFVELYLGELVEEQE, encoded by the coding sequence ATGGTGCAAAGGACACGCTTTGCGATCGGAGGCATGGGAAGAGCAGGTAAAGCCCTCAAACAGGCATTGGAAACGTACCGGATTAGCCAAAACAAGTTGGCGGTAGCTTTAAGCGTGGATCGTTCTATTGTTTTTCGTTGGTTTCACGAGCAAACAGACCCTTCTGGGGAGGCAATTGTAGAGATAGTTCAAGCTTTGAAGGGAATTGAACCTGCTGCGGCAAAGAAGTTTGTGGAATTGTATTTAGGTGAGTTAGTTGAAGAGCAGGAGTAG
- a CDS encoding DUF2157 domain-containing protein, which produces MLSEKFRRQLRQEVEQWRTEELIDDFLYQQLSQRYRFSEIEASARNRFIIILLGLGSVLLGLAIITFVAANWQAWSRGLKVTLLLSGFVGINTVGFYLWRRPTEGWQRRLGQGLLLLGAMVLGANMALMSQMFHQSGLLYQLYLVWGLGVLAMAYCLRLTLLGMLSALLIGLGYLTYLWGPSEFGTLDEFSWLRLMVQYMPVLAGLLFIPLAYWCRSRWLFRIGAIAMVFSLETSLIRLDVIGSSGWMAAIACALPPALLWAYSDSQWKIPPTAESFDGIARTLAVTFLSLLFYVLSFLGIWNTPSGLSADVSSNLPFPLQVDILLLSSFTLWEWGRLLLLRRVNLTTSLVAGMIVLSAFVPYWHLSVSRSPAVAVLIFNLLLFLLAVGLIRKGLAQGERRLFWGGMVLLTLQIFSRMLEYNTDLLFKSFVLLLCGLGVIAAGLWFERYVRTMRS; this is translated from the coding sequence ATGCTTTCCGAGAAATTTCGTCGCCAGTTACGCCAAGAAGTAGAGCAATGGCGCACTGAAGAATTAATTGATGATTTTTTGTACCAACAACTATCCCAACGCTACCGATTTAGTGAGATTGAAGCATCTGCCCGTAACCGTTTCATCATCATTTTGCTGGGACTCGGTAGTGTCCTATTAGGCTTAGCCATCATCACCTTTGTCGCTGCGAATTGGCAAGCCTGGTCACGAGGACTAAAAGTTACCTTACTGTTGAGTGGGTTTGTGGGCATCAACACTGTCGGCTTCTACCTATGGCGACGCCCCACGGAAGGATGGCAACGCCGCTTGGGACAGGGCTTATTACTCTTAGGGGCTATGGTGCTAGGGGCAAATATGGCGCTAATGTCCCAAATGTTTCACCAGAGTGGGTTGCTGTATCAGTTGTATCTGGTTTGGGGCTTGGGCGTCTTAGCCATGGCTTATTGCCTACGGTTGACATTGTTGGGCATGTTGTCCGCCCTCTTAATTGGGCTAGGGTATTTGACGTATCTGTGGGGTCCCTCAGAATTTGGCACTCTAGACGAGTTTTCTTGGCTGCGACTGATGGTGCAATATATGCCCGTGTTAGCAGGTTTGCTGTTTATCCCTCTAGCTTACTGGTGCCGATCGCGCTGGCTGTTTCGTATTGGTGCGATCGCGATGGTTTTTTCCCTAGAGACTAGCTTAATTCGCCTGGATGTGATAGGTTCATCCGGTTGGATGGCGGCGATCGCTTGTGCCCTACCCCCTGCACTTTTATGGGCTTATAGTGATTCCCAATGGAAAATTCCACCGACAGCCGAGTCATTCGATGGCATAGCCCGGACTCTTGCCGTCACCTTTCTCAGTCTTCTGTTTTATGTCCTCTCATTCCTGGGTATATGGAACACGCCATCAGGACTGTCTGCTGATGTCAGCTCAAATCTACCGTTTCCTTTGCAAGTCGATATCCTGCTTTTAAGCAGCTTTACTCTCTGGGAATGGGGGCGACTGTTACTGTTGCGTCGAGTCAATCTGACAACAAGCCTTGTCGCTGGCATGATTGTCCTCAGTGCCTTCGTTCCCTATTGGCATTTAAGCGTCAGTAGAAGTCCAGCCGTGGCGGTGCTAATCTTCAACCTACTCTTATTTCTGCTGGCGGTGGGTTTAATTCGTAAAGGATTAGCACAGGGAGAACGGCGCTTATTTTGGGGGGGGATGGTGCTACTCACTCTACAGATTTTCAGTCGAATGCTGGAATATAACACCGATTTACTGTTTAAATCCTTCGTCTTGCTCTTGTGTGGTTTGGGCGTGATTGCCGCCGGATTATGGTTTGAGCGCTACGTCCGAACCATGAGAAGTTAG
- a CDS encoding GDYXXLXY domain-containing protein: MTATSESPPPTPESPRPISIWRFWAPLLFQTALILAVPAQAVYTQLTGKTVILQTIPVDPYELLRGYSQTLRYDISIQDNLRKLPGWRKLPKNLANGKDLAFIQPGTYVYVILQAPKPPATPASTQLPKAWKPIAISHVSPSQLPANQVALKGLAKHGFVEYGLETYYIPEDQREQINADLRAARSDNPNESPQILQPVEPSQRSLKPPIVMEIKVSAQGDSVPVSLWARVRQGSKQWVRNYRF; this comes from the coding sequence ATGACTGCTACCTCAGAATCTCCCCCTCCCACACCTGAATCTCCTCGTCCCATCTCTATCTGGCGATTTTGGGCACCTCTTTTATTTCAAACGGCGCTAATTCTTGCCGTGCCAGCTCAAGCTGTTTACACTCAACTCACTGGCAAAACCGTTATCCTCCAAACCATACCCGTAGACCCTTATGAACTCTTGCGGGGCTACTCCCAGACATTGAGATATGACATTTCGATTCAGGATAATTTACGTAAGCTTCCGGGTTGGCGGAAATTGCCCAAAAACCTGGCTAATGGGAAGGATCTCGCCTTTATCCAGCCCGGTACTTACGTCTATGTAATTTTGCAAGCCCCAAAACCACCCGCAACCCCGGCTTCAACTCAACTACCAAAAGCTTGGAAGCCGATAGCCATCAGCCACGTTAGCCCTTCCCAACTTCCTGCGAATCAAGTGGCTCTCAAAGGATTGGCTAAACATGGCTTTGTCGAGTACGGACTGGAAACTTACTACATCCCTGAAGACCAACGGGAGCAAATTAACGCCGATTTACGTGCAGCTCGTTCAGACAACCCGAACGAGTCACCTCAAATTTTACAGCCAGTGGAGCCAAGTCAGCGATCACTCAAACCGCCCATTGTGATGGAAATTAAGGTTAGTGCCCAAGGTGACAGTGTCCCCGTTAGCCTTTGGGCACGGGTGAGGCAAGGCTCCAAACAGTGGGTTCGCAACTATCGTTTCTGA